Proteins encoded by one window of Armatimonadota bacterium:
- a CDS encoding LacI family DNA-binding transcriptional regulator, whose amino-acid sequence MPKGADQKPAGVTQQDIARMASVSQATVSRVLAGDTRVESTIRDRVSAVIKEHNYRPDVRARSLRKQLTGLVGLVVKRPTPNLAEEPFIADLIAGIMTQLAGTGYHLCLDFATSEVGQAAVYDEMLRTRRVDGLILVESEACDDRVRLLQEDRFPFVLVGNPMEHEEIVSVDNDNVDGGYVATRHLLSQGYRKVGIIAGPQGLTVSEDRITGYRRAVREFGKDSRIWYSEFGSTAARVLAEELLERPNSPDGLVVLDDNMAFGVILAAKTAGKRIPEDLGVVGFNDSSLCDLLDGGLTSVSLNIPLISSHATERLLQTVQGQPIDGPKRLIVPIELHVRGSSARPKGGAL is encoded by the coding sequence ATGCCAAAGGGGGCAGATCAGAAGCCTGCGGGGGTCACCCAGCAGGATATCGCGAGGATGGCCAGCGTTTCGCAGGCCACCGTGTCCCGCGTGTTGGCGGGTGACACCCGAGTCGAGAGCACGATCCGAGACCGCGTCTCCGCGGTGATCAAAGAGCACAACTATCGCCCCGACGTTCGGGCACGCTCGCTCCGAAAGCAGCTCACCGGTTTGGTGGGGCTAGTTGTGAAGCGCCCCACTCCCAACCTCGCCGAAGAGCCCTTCATCGCCGACCTGATCGCGGGGATCATGACGCAGCTCGCCGGGACGGGCTACCACCTTTGCCTCGATTTCGCGACCTCCGAGGTGGGCCAGGCTGCGGTTTATGACGAAATGCTCCGGACCCGGCGCGTCGACGGGCTCATCCTCGTGGAGTCGGAGGCCTGCGACGACCGCGTCCGGCTCCTGCAAGAGGACCGTTTCCCATTTGTGCTCGTGGGCAATCCCATGGAGCACGAGGAGATCGTCTCGGTCGACAACGACAACGTTGACGGTGGCTATGTCGCGACCCGGCACCTGCTGAGCCAGGGCTATCGCAAGGTTGGGATCATCGCCGGGCCCCAGGGCCTGACGGTCAGCGAAGACCGTATCACGGGCTATCGAAGGGCCGTGAGAGAGTTCGGAAAGGACTCGCGAATCTGGTACTCAGAGTTTGGCTCGACGGCGGCCCGGGTCCTTGCCGAGGAACTGCTTGAAAGGCCGAACAGCCCCGACGGCCTGGTCGTGTTGGACGACAACATGGCGTTCGGCGTGATTTTGGCGGCGAAGACGGCGGGCAAGCGCATTCCTGAGGACCTGGGGGTCGTGGGCTTCAACGATTCGAGCCTCTGCGACCTCCTCGACGGAGGGCTGACCTCCGTCAGCCTCAACATCCCGCTGATCTCCTCGCACGCGACGGAACGTCTCCTGCAAACCGTTCAGGGCCAGCCGATCGACGGTCCCAAGCGCCTGATCGTGCCGATCGAGCTGCATGTCCGGGGTTCATCGGCCCGTCCCAAAGGGGGAGCCCTATGA
- a CDS encoding alpha amylase N-terminal ig-like domain-containing protein, giving the protein MIFWAPFVDLQVKEIAHELVYRADREHRSVFLAGSFNGWSPSSWPMKGDADARTWRYAAKLAPGRHFYKFVLDGSTWITDPKAVRNEDDGNGNTNSVLDLLPNGMARPGKTGDGSVNTAALKHVQEAPWVNWDQGRLTLQFQTLAQDAKRVFVVIQGKRTPMRRVGTDGLFDRYSADVPWDRKGAVRYSFAIEDGGATETWVAKGGSKDSPFTLDPKLFRPILVPNWVEKTVLYQIFPERFDNGDPSNDHSNKVAWDAKPEYYTFHGGDLAGVRKHLGYLKSLGIGTVYFNPIFEGPSNHHYETFDYFKVDPHLGTNAELAGLTRDLHAGGIKVILDGVFNHSGTGFAPFKDVIARGEASKFKNWFFINSFPVMVKDPPNYRAFYNFPSLPAVNLLDPDASAYMLKVPGFWERTAKIDGWRLDTAQDAPMEFWRRFRKAVKGIRNDKWILGENWGDSSPWLKGDQWDAAMNYPFRDAVLHFVAQGDIRATDFLRRLQANYELYVPQVSRNMMNLLSSHDTPRFYTLCKRDPKLATMGAVVQFAWAGTPSVYYGEELGMEGERDPDNRRGMVWNLAKPDNPLLQTYRKLIAARRNTPVLQSGAPVPLEANDANGTASFGRVLGEDLAVAIVNRSDSPNEVSVPLSKVPARTFKGKQFQDVLSGRRYAPSARGTLSINLEAKGSALLVPTRPHTAVRANSVRHDRLGSDLRSRNIRKSRSLEAQ; this is encoded by the coding sequence ATGATTTTCTGGGCGCCCTTCGTCGACCTGCAGGTCAAGGAAATCGCGCACGAATTAGTGTACCGGGCGGACCGTGAGCATCGTAGCGTCTTTCTCGCGGGGAGCTTTAACGGCTGGAGCCCGTCGTCCTGGCCGATGAAAGGCGACGCCGACGCGCGCACTTGGCGCTATGCCGCAAAGCTCGCGCCGGGCAGGCACTTTTACAAGTTTGTGCTCGACGGTTCGACTTGGATCACCGACCCCAAGGCCGTCCGCAACGAGGACGACGGCAACGGAAACACGAATTCGGTGTTGGACCTCCTGCCGAACGGCATGGCACGGCCCGGGAAGACCGGAGACGGCAGCGTCAACACCGCTGCGCTGAAGCACGTGCAGGAGGCGCCGTGGGTGAACTGGGATCAAGGGCGGCTCACGCTGCAATTCCAGACGTTGGCTCAGGATGCGAAGCGCGTGTTCGTCGTGATCCAGGGCAAACGCACTCCGATGCGCCGGGTTGGCACAGACGGGCTCTTCGACCGCTATTCAGCCGACGTGCCTTGGGATCGCAAGGGGGCTGTTCGCTACTCCTTTGCTATAGAAGACGGCGGCGCAACGGAGACCTGGGTCGCCAAGGGCGGCAGCAAGGACTCCCCCTTCACCCTGGACCCCAAGTTGTTCCGCCCGATCTTGGTCCCCAACTGGGTTGAGAAGACGGTGCTCTACCAGATCTTCCCAGAGCGATTCGACAACGGTGACCCATCCAACGACCACTCCAACAAGGTCGCTTGGGACGCCAAACCGGAGTACTACACCTTCCACGGCGGCGATCTGGCGGGGGTGCGGAAGCACCTTGGCTACCTCAAGAGCCTGGGGATCGGGACCGTCTACTTCAACCCAATCTTCGAGGGGCCAAGCAACCATCACTATGAGACGTTTGATTATTTCAAGGTCGATCCGCACCTCGGCACGAACGCAGAACTGGCTGGCCTGACTAGGGACCTTCACGCCGGCGGCATCAAGGTGATTCTGGACGGCGTGTTCAACCATTCCGGAACCGGATTTGCGCCGTTCAAAGACGTGATCGCTCGCGGAGAGGCTTCCAAGTTCAAGAACTGGTTCTTCATCAACAGCTTCCCGGTTATGGTGAAAGACCCGCCGAACTATCGGGCGTTCTACAACTTCCCGTCGCTTCCAGCAGTCAACCTGCTCGATCCCGATGCCTCGGCCTACATGCTGAAGGTGCCTGGCTTCTGGGAGCGCACCGCGAAGATCGACGGCTGGCGGCTGGACACGGCGCAGGACGCCCCGATGGAGTTCTGGCGGCGGTTCCGCAAGGCGGTCAAGGGAATCCGCAACGACAAATGGATTCTAGGTGAGAATTGGGGCGACTCGTCCCCGTGGCTGAAGGGCGACCAGTGGGACGCGGCGATGAACTACCCGTTCCGGGACGCCGTGCTGCACTTCGTGGCGCAAGGGGACATCCGTGCAACGGACTTTTTGCGGCGGCTCCAGGCGAATTACGAACTTTATGTGCCGCAGGTCTCGCGGAACATGATGAACCTGCTCTCCAGCCACGACACACCGCGGTTCTACACCTTGTGCAAGCGTGACCCGAAGCTGGCGACGATGGGTGCAGTGGTTCAGTTCGCCTGGGCGGGAACCCCGAGCGTCTACTACGGCGAAGAGCTAGGCATGGAAGGGGAGCGCGACCCGGACAACCGAAGGGGGATGGTCTGGAATCTGGCCAAGCCCGACAATCCCTTGCTCCAGACCTACCGGAAGCTGATCGCGGCCCGGCGGAATACGCCCGTGCTTCAGAGCGGCGCACCCGTTCCTCTCGAAGCCAACGACGCCAACGGCACGGCGTCGTTCGGGCGCGTCCTGGGTGAGGACCTCGCGGTCGCCATCGTGAACCGGTCTGACTCGCCCAATGAGGTTTCGGTTCCCCTCTCAAAGGTCCCCGCGAGGACCTTCAAAGGCAAACAGTTTCAAGACGTCCTCAGCGGCAGGCGGTATGCGCCCTCCGCCCGAGGAACGCTTTCCATCAACTTGGAAGCCAAGGGCTCCGCGCTCCTGGTTCCCACTCGTCCACACACCGCGGTCCGAGCCAATTCGGTCCGCCACGACCGGCTCGGCTCGGACTTGCGGAGTCGCAATATCCGCAAATCTCGTTCCTTGGAGGCCCAATGA
- a CDS encoding alpha amylase N-terminal ig-like domain-containing protein translates to MTFLLAIAPWHERPQGAWFEPRSVAFAHAPSMHLESVSVVGGFNDWDRARNPLELSADGKTWRGTFDIQPGVYPYLFVEDGSRWVPDPKAPPFPDANGNVNSKLVVLPLDYDKQPGRVGDGKVTASAALHWPNPENTVRLDENRAYVKLLTRARDVAKVWVVLEGGERFPMQRVAGDELFDTWRGEFQIPRGPVTRYSFLLEDGGKGYWLGESGLSSELSGVSDRSAKSANSDLNKPQTPNPTPRTPFAQALRSYPLPREPDWVQDAVFYQIFPERFDNGDPTNDGPGVEPWGSKPTGRNRMGGDLAGIRKRLDYLSELGVNALYLNPVFQANSNHAYDTVDYKTVDARFGTNQELGSLVKALKGKGIRTLLDGVFNHSSPDFFAFKDVIENGWWSAYRRWYFLIQPQVEVREGQKTYRTFAGVPSMPKLNQDDRECAEYFLGIGERWIRDMGIAGWRLDVADQVSQEFWRAFRKRVKQADPESYIVGEVWGDAHEYLQGDQHDAVMNYRWREAVLNFLKAKDPKPSVLDRDLARIRQDYPRATLNAMYNLLGSHDTERLRTVLKGDRAKERLAVALQFCYPGVPSIYYGDEIGMEGGKDPDERRCMIWDRSKWDGKLREVYRRLIRIRKERPSLRRGDFRVIAADDARGLFRFERRLGKERTQLVANISGGCRDVKVEKGFEMIYASPGLELRKDRMCAVGPMSFAIVGNVVKPLRGQK, encoded by the coding sequence TTGACCTTCTTGCTGGCAATCGCGCCTTGGCACGAACGCCCTCAAGGGGCCTGGTTCGAGCCAAGGTCCGTTGCGTTTGCCCATGCGCCGTCGATGCACCTTGAAAGCGTGTCGGTGGTCGGCGGATTCAATGATTGGGACCGAGCACGGAACCCCCTTGAGCTGAGCGCTGACGGTAAAACCTGGCGCGGGACCTTCGACATCCAGCCTGGCGTCTACCCGTATCTCTTTGTGGAGGACGGCAGTCGCTGGGTGCCGGATCCCAAGGCGCCGCCCTTCCCGGATGCCAACGGCAACGTGAACTCCAAGCTGGTGGTGCTGCCGCTCGATTACGACAAGCAGCCAGGAAGAGTGGGCGACGGGAAGGTCACCGCCAGCGCCGCGCTGCACTGGCCAAATCCCGAAAACACGGTCCGGCTGGATGAGAACAGGGCCTACGTCAAGCTGCTGACCCGGGCGCGCGACGTCGCCAAGGTCTGGGTGGTGCTGGAGGGCGGGGAGCGGTTTCCGATGCAGCGGGTGGCTGGAGACGAGCTCTTCGACACCTGGCGTGGGGAGTTTCAGATTCCCAGGGGCCCGGTGACCCGGTACTCGTTCTTGCTGGAGGATGGGGGGAAGGGCTATTGGCTTGGTGAGAGTGGGCTCTCCTCAGAGCTGTCCGGCGTGTCGGACAGGTCGGCCAAGTCGGCCAATTCCGACTTGAATAAGCCCCAGACCCCAAACCCCACACCCCGCACCCCCTTTGCCCAGGCGCTTCGCTCCTACCCCCTTCCCAGAGAGCCGGACTGGGTTCAGGATGCCGTTTTCTACCAGATTTTCCCTGAGCGATTCGACAACGGCGACCCGACAAACGACGGACCTGGCGTGGAGCCTTGGGGCAGCAAGCCTACCGGCCGAAACCGGATGGGCGGCGATCTCGCCGGCATCCGCAAGCGTCTGGACTACCTCTCCGAATTGGGCGTGAACGCCCTCTACCTGAACCCGGTCTTCCAGGCGAACTCGAACCACGCCTATGACACCGTGGACTACAAGACCGTGGACGCGCGGTTCGGGACGAACCAGGAACTAGGTAGCCTGGTGAAAGCCCTGAAAGGCAAGGGCATCAGAACGCTGCTCGACGGCGTGTTCAACCATTCGAGCCCCGACTTCTTCGCGTTCAAAGATGTCATCGAGAACGGCTGGTGGTCGGCATATAGGAGGTGGTACTTCCTGATTCAGCCGCAAGTGGAGGTGAGGGAGGGCCAGAAGACGTATCGGACCTTCGCGGGTGTGCCCTCGATGCCCAAGTTGAACCAGGACGACCGGGAGTGCGCGGAGTATTTTCTGGGGATAGGGGAGAGGTGGATCAGGGATATGGGGATCGCGGGTTGGCGGCTCGATGTCGCTGACCAGGTGAGCCAGGAGTTCTGGAGGGCGTTCCGAAAGAGGGTGAAGCAGGCCGACCCGGAGAGCTACATCGTCGGCGAGGTCTGGGGGGACGCGCACGAGTATCTTCAGGGCGACCAGCACGATGCGGTGATGAACTACCGCTGGCGCGAGGCGGTGCTGAACTTCCTGAAGGCCAAGGACCCCAAGCCTTCGGTGCTCGATCGCGACCTTGCCCGCATTCGCCAGGACTATCCAAGGGCGACACTCAATGCGATGTACAACCTGCTCGGAAGCCACGACACCGAGCGGCTGAGGACGGTGTTGAAGGGCGATCGCGCCAAAGAGCGGCTGGCCGTGGCGCTGCAGTTCTGCTATCCGGGCGTGCCCAGCATCTACTATGGCGACGAGATCGGCATGGAAGGGGGCAAGGACCCCGATGAGCGCCGGTGCATGATCTGGGACCGCTCGAAGTGGGACGGGAAGCTGCGCGAGGTGTACCGGCGGCTCATCCGGATTCGGAAGGAACGGCCTTCGCTGCGCCGTGGAGACTTTCGGGTGATCGCTGCGGACGATGCGCGCGGGCTTTTCCGATTCGAAAGGCGTCTGGGCAAGGAGAGGACACAGCTTGTGGCCAATATCAGCGGCGGGTGCCGAGACGTCAAGGTGGAAAAGGGGTTTGAGATGATCTACGCGTCTCCCGGCCTCGAACTGAGAAAGGACCGGATGTGCGCCGTGGGTCCGATGAGTTTTGCGATCGTGGGGAACGTCGTGAAGCCGCTTAGGGGACAGAAATGA
- a CDS encoding TlpA family protein disulfide reductase: MKTLRIFAIGLLATAGFAQTTGSQATVPAAKIKPVQAQTAQPSLEERIKIVKEAEGKPLPSFLMKRLDDKVLANKDVMGKVVVIDFWATWCGPCKAAAPKLDRLYKEFHDRGLEIIGANLAERGEGGARIQTKDNAVAYVKEHGYGYTFTYANDELGKNWKVPGYPTFFIVGRDGVVKEVMVGFNEGRMKELVAELLGK; the protein is encoded by the coding sequence ATGAAGACGCTCCGCATTTTCGCCATCGGACTGCTCGCCACCGCCGGATTCGCTCAGACCACCGGGTCTCAGGCGACGGTCCCGGCCGCCAAGATCAAGCCTGTCCAGGCGCAGACAGCCCAACCCAGCCTTGAGGAGCGCATCAAGATCGTCAAAGAGGCCGAAGGCAAGCCGCTGCCGAGCTTCCTGATGAAGCGGCTGGACGACAAGGTGCTTGCCAACAAGGACGTAATGGGAAAGGTGGTGGTCATCGATTTCTGGGCGACCTGGTGCGGGCCTTGCAAGGCCGCGGCGCCCAAGCTGGACCGGCTCTACAAGGAGTTCCATGACCGCGGGCTGGAAATCATCGGGGCGAACCTCGCCGAACGAGGCGAAGGCGGCGCCAGGATTCAGACCAAGGACAATGCCGTGGCCTATGTCAAGGAGCACGGCTACGGCTACACCTTCACCTATGCCAACGACGAGCTTGGCAAGAACTGGAAGGTCCCTGGGTATCCCACGTTCTTCATCGTGGGCCGCGACGGCGTGGTGAAGGAAGTGATGGTGGGCTTTAACGAAGGGCGCATGAAAGAGCTTGTGGCCGAGCTCCTCGGAAAGTGA
- a CDS encoding 9-O-acetylesterase, whose product MTLSILVLALAPASAQSPLPFLNPIFSDHMVLQRGMPNTFWGWAKPGSKVSITIAGKNASGTTGADGKWVVKVTPPPVGGPYKVAVVGEQKVVLDDVLVGDVWICSGQSNMEQGIAACLNPKNEIAAANYPKIRLAMVPKVTAFDPQPTVPTGWSVCSPETIDKGGWGGFSGVAYFFGRELHKRLDVPIGLVEDCWGGTIIEAWASRASVTKQGDFGALLDQIDRQKANMGEPFEKQVEAWNAKAEGASKVAAGWEKPEFDAQGWKSIDRPKRFEDMGLEAFDGFGFYRAEIDVPAGASGTATLSLGAIDDADVTYVNGVRVGSMSVWDAARRYTVPAGTLKPGKNVIAVRVLDTGGAGGFTSAVADMGITFSDGTKAPLSQGKWRFQAGAAMSALPPYPQQVSGNPNVPTVLYNAMIHPIVPLAIKGAIWYQGESNAGRAYQYRELMPMLINDWRRLFGQPNLPFFIVQLANFTARLPDPGESDWAELREAQFMATQKLKNVGIGTAIDIGEANDIHPRNKQDVGYRLALSALKVAYRQNVSYSGPTYKSMKVEGNTIRLKFNHTDGGLKGLAYWLKGFSIAGKDRKFVWADARIDGDTVVVSSPQIREPVAVRYAWATNPEVSLYNGAGLPAFPFRTDDWKGVTFGRK is encoded by the coding sequence ATGACGCTTTCCATTCTCGTTCTCGCGCTCGCTCCCGCGTCGGCACAAAGCCCGCTTCCCTTCCTCAACCCGATCTTTTCGGACCACATGGTCCTGCAGCGGGGCATGCCGAACACTTTCTGGGGCTGGGCGAAGCCTGGCTCCAAGGTCTCTATCACCATCGCCGGCAAGAACGCCTCAGGAACGACTGGCGCCGATGGAAAGTGGGTAGTCAAAGTTACGCCTCCGCCGGTGGGTGGTCCTTACAAAGTGGCTGTCGTGGGAGAGCAGAAAGTCGTGCTCGACGACGTGCTCGTTGGGGACGTCTGGATCTGCTCGGGCCAATCGAACATGGAGCAGGGGATCGCGGCCTGCCTAAACCCGAAAAACGAGATCGCCGCCGCCAATTACCCCAAGATTCGCCTGGCCATGGTGCCCAAGGTTACGGCCTTCGATCCGCAGCCCACGGTGCCGACCGGGTGGTCAGTTTGCTCGCCGGAAACCATCGACAAAGGAGGTTGGGGCGGCTTTTCTGGCGTGGCCTACTTCTTTGGGCGGGAGCTTCATAAGCGGCTGGACGTGCCGATCGGCCTGGTGGAGGACTGCTGGGGCGGCACCATCATCGAGGCTTGGGCCAGCCGCGCGTCCGTAACCAAACAAGGCGACTTTGGGGCCCTGCTCGATCAGATCGACCGGCAAAAGGCAAACATGGGCGAGCCTTTCGAGAAGCAGGTTGAGGCCTGGAACGCCAAAGCCGAGGGCGCTTCCAAGGTTGCGGCGGGTTGGGAAAAGCCCGAGTTCGACGCCCAAGGATGGAAGTCCATCGATCGCCCGAAGCGCTTTGAGGACATGGGTCTCGAAGCCTTCGATGGCTTTGGGTTCTACCGAGCTGAAATCGATGTCCCTGCGGGCGCTTCGGGCACAGCCACTCTTAGCCTGGGCGCGATTGACGACGCCGATGTGACTTATGTGAACGGGGTCCGCGTGGGCTCAATGAGTGTCTGGGACGCCGCGCGAAGGTACACGGTGCCTGCCGGCACCCTAAAGCCGGGCAAGAACGTGATTGCAGTTCGTGTGCTGGATACCGGAGGCGCAGGCGGCTTCACAAGCGCCGTGGCCGACATGGGCATCACCTTCTCGGATGGGACTAAGGCGCCGTTGAGCCAGGGCAAGTGGCGATTCCAGGCCGGCGCGGCGATGAGCGCCCTGCCTCCCTATCCTCAGCAGGTGTCCGGCAATCCCAACGTCCCGACCGTGCTTTACAACGCCATGATCCATCCTATCGTGCCGCTCGCCATCAAGGGGGCGATCTGGTACCAAGGCGAATCGAACGCCGGCAGAGCCTATCAGTACCGCGAGCTCATGCCGATGCTCATCAACGACTGGCGCAGACTCTTCGGCCAGCCCAACCTGCCCTTCTTCATTGTGCAGCTCGCCAACTTCACGGCGCGCCTTCCCGACCCGGGCGAAAGCGATTGGGCCGAGCTCCGCGAGGCCCAGTTCATGGCGACCCAGAAGCTGAAGAACGTCGGCATCGGAACGGCCATAGACATCGGCGAAGCGAACGACATCCACCCCCGAAACAAACAGGACGTGGGCTACCGCTTGGCGCTCTCGGCGCTCAAGGTCGCCTATCGCCAGAACGTAAGCTACTCCGGCCCGACCTACAAGAGCATGAAAGTCGAGGGCAACACCATCCGCCTCAAGTTCAATCACACGGACGGGGGCCTTAAAGGCCTGGCGTACTGGCTCAAGGGCTTTTCGATCGCGGGCAAGGATAGGAAGTTTGTTTGGGCCGACGCCAGAATCGACGGCGACACGGTGGTCGTGTCCTCACCTCAGATCCGCGAGCCGGTGGCGGTCCGCTATGCCTGGGCCACGAACCCCGAGGTCTCGCTTTACAACGGCGCGGGTCTTCCGGCATTCCCCTTCCGCACCGACGACTGGAAAGGCGTGACGTTCGGCAGGAAGTAG
- a CDS encoding PEP-CTERM sorting domain-containing protein, producing MRNRSVLLALGLLTLAAQSQAGLLYSFETGTEGWYNPSWSGGDVTLTQDTVGVTDGSHSARVDYPAGAGFRWLMVDNVSGARADDLMLATQLMIDMYLPVDFQDGWFNGKAFMQEMFGGWSWREIGQITYGPGNGGLAGQRTVTFNISPLTSVMVAGQPYRLGFSINANNAQNRVFYLDNIRTDTPVPEPATLAALAIGGLALLRRKR from the coding sequence ATGAGGAATAGAAGTGTTCTTTTGGCACTGGGGCTGCTGACGCTTGCCGCTCAAAGCCAAGCCGGTCTGCTCTACTCGTTCGAAACCGGAACCGAGGGCTGGTACAACCCCTCGTGGAGCGGTGGCGACGTGACTCTCACTCAGGACACCGTTGGCGTGACTGACGGGTCTCATTCTGCCCGAGTGGACTACCCGGCCGGCGCCGGCTTCCGATGGCTGATGGTCGACAACGTGTCCGGCGCCAGGGCCGACGATCTGATGCTGGCCACCCAACTGATGATCGACATGTACTTGCCGGTTGACTTTCAGGACGGCTGGTTCAACGGAAAGGCCTTTATGCAGGAGATGTTTGGAGGCTGGAGCTGGCGAGAGATCGGCCAGATCACCTATGGACCAGGCAACGGCGGATTGGCCGGACAACGCACGGTCACCTTCAACATTTCGCCGCTGACCAGCGTCATGGTGGCAGGGCAACCCTACCGCCTGGGCTTCTCGATCAACGCCAACAACGCTCAGAACCGAGTGTTCTATCTCGACAACATCCGAACCGACACACCGGTGCCGGAGCCCGCGACCCTCGCGGCGCTCGCCATCGGTGGGCTGGCGCTCCTTCGCCGAAAGCGATAG
- a CDS encoding prepilin-type N-terminal cleavage/methylation domain-containing protein yields MKKQIRMGFTLIELLVVIAIIAILAAILFPVFAQAKTAAKKAADLSNVRQFVTATLMYATDYDDRIPHYNWPEGYIFAARLEPYIKNRGIMKNPAVTSPQGNMQKKQADNGSGDYMLDPNDPCVGLGVSTRGPKPNYYDDKYPPLDYEINPTLFSYVDAPSSHPCSSGRYGYYHPGTDATSGGTSGDGNVGIGGGYPMSFTSVAKVGLIIDFPGNGMQWPGGSGLNFWGVKTGIFADGSNVGHMDGHAKFYKGVKLFPNLKADGTLVYGDTWCGGEGGTCPWGGSVGWAAGAPHNEQNGKGWIWWGTNYADPSNQ; encoded by the coding sequence ATGAAGAAGCAGATAAGAATGGGCTTTACGCTCATTGAACTCCTCGTCGTGATCGCGATCATCGCCATTTTGGCGGCGATCCTCTTCCCCGTCTTCGCGCAAGCGAAAACCGCAGCCAAGAAGGCCGCGGACCTTTCGAACGTCCGGCAGTTCGTGACTGCGACGCTTATGTATGCGACCGACTATGACGATCGGATTCCGCACTACAACTGGCCGGAGGGCTACATCTTCGCAGCCAGGCTAGAGCCCTACATCAAGAACCGCGGCATCATGAAGAACCCGGCCGTAACGTCCCCTCAGGGAAACATGCAGAAAAAGCAGGCCGACAACGGTTCAGGCGACTACATGCTGGATCCCAACGATCCTTGCGTCGGCCTTGGAGTCTCGACCCGTGGCCCCAAGCCGAACTATTACGACGACAAATATCCGCCGTTGGACTACGAAATCAACCCGACCCTGTTCAGCTACGTGGATGCGCCCTCGAGCCACCCATGCTCGAGCGGCCGTTACGGCTACTACCATCCCGGTACAGACGCCACCTCGGGTGGCACGTCGGGTGACGGTAACGTCGGCATTGGCGGCGGCTATCCCATGTCGTTCACGAGCGTTGCCAAAGTCGGTTTGATTATCGACTTCCCTGGCAACGGCATGCAGTGGCCGGGCGGCTCCGGACTCAACTTCTGGGGCGTCAAGACCGGCATCTTTGCGGACGGCAGCAACGTGGGACACATGGACGGACACGCCAAGTTCTACAAGGGCGTCAAGCTCTTCCCGAACTTGAAGGCAGACGGAACGCTGGTCTACGGCGACACCTGGTGTGGCGGCGAAGGCGGCACCTGCCCGTGGGGCGGTTCCGTTGGATGGGCGGCAGGCGCTCCTCACAACGAACAGAACGGCAAGGGCTGGATCTGGTGGGGTACGAACTACGCCGATCCGAGCAACCAGTAA